Proteins found in one Pogoniulus pusillus isolate bPogPus1 chromosome 36, bPogPus1.pri, whole genome shotgun sequence genomic segment:
- the LOC135190389 gene encoding electroneutral sodium bicarbonate exchanger 1-like: MMLHVRRWLKFEEDVEDGGERWSKPYVGTLPLPSLLELKSFITSGTVLLDISASSMEEIADAILQQQGQLTGPEEQARARVREVLLMQHQHQKKKERSCWLPKAVAPGAQEDARSCRWQRFAKPAGETHWLCGGLIRDVKCRALWYWSDFRDALSLQCLASFLFLYCACMSPVITFGGLLGEATEGHIGAMESLLGACLSGVLYCLFAGQPLTILGSTGPVLVFEKIIYQFCK, from the exons ATGATGTTGCATGTCCGCAGGTGGTTGAAGTTTGAGGAGGACGTGGAAGACGGCGGCGAGCGCTGGAGCAAGCCCTACGTGGGcacactgcccctgcccagcctcttgGAGCTGAAGAGCTTCATCACCAGTGGGACGGTGCTGCTGGACAtcagtgccagcagcatggaGGAGATTGCAG ATGccatcctgcagcagcaaggacAGCTCACAGGGCCTGAGGAACAGGCACGGGCAAGAGTCCGAGAAGTTCTTCTGATGCAGCATCAGCatcagaagaagaaggagaggagctgctggctgcccaagGCTGTGGCACCAG gagcacaggaagaCGCCAGGAGCTGTCGATGGCAGCGCTTTGCCAAGCCAGCCGGGGAGACACACTG GCTCTGTGGAGGGCTCATCCGGGACGTgaagtgcagagccctgtggtACTGGAGCGACTTTCGCGATGCTCTCAGCCTGCAGTGTCTGGcgtccttcctcttcctctactGTGCCTGCATGTCCCCGGTCATCACCTTTGGGGGACTGCTGGGGGAGGCGACCGAAGGCCACATC GGTGCCATGGAgtccctgctgggtgcctgcCTGTCCGGTGTGCTCTACTGCCTCTTTGCgggccagcctctcaccatcctcGGCAGCACCGGGCCCGTCCTTGTCTTTGAGAAGATCATCTACCAGTTCTGCAAGTAA
- the LOC135190390 gene encoding electroneutral sodium bicarbonate exchanger 1-like, whose amino-acid sequence MGAEDFSCACRQYRISGGQKEPLAASSKGRSRAQLSPTPAPEARMDENGGDQMASLKELLQGYDEEAVIDQGKWCSTASVRYENELEEHRTQDVGRRRLVRRSRSRSRDRRCRCSHQSPSQRVQAILASEEDKQHVAHKVFSHLAEIYLAEGGGAVWKEAARWLKFEEDVEDGGERWSKPYVGTLPLPSLLELKSFITSGTVLLDISASSMEEIADAILQQQGQLTGPEEQARARVREVLLMQHQHQKKKERSFWLPKAVAPAQRLSPQPAPGAAEAEGVPKQESAAMALSKAEQRLLKRIPVAAEACSVLVAELDSLQQPVVAFVRLAQAVLLPGLTQVPVPTRFLFVLLGPAGKAQQYHEVGRCMATLMTDEVFQAVAYKGKGRGDLLAGIEEFLEQVKVLPAGQWDPSIRIEPPEKVPLQEHRKTPGAVDGSALPSQPGRHTGPELEWTGRLCGGLIRDVKCRALWYWSDFRDALSLQCLASFLFLYCACMSPVITFGGLLGEATEGHIGAMESLLGACLSGVLYCLFAGQPLTILGSTGPVLVFEKIIYQFCKDHSLSYLSLRACIGLWTSFFCMVLVVTDASCLVRYITRFTEETYASLICLIFIYEALEKLLQLQVTYPVHTPSTLDSLTTYSCKCVAPTHASNETLRFWESNQINVSGIAWHNLTVTECRRLHGEFQGAACGRHGPYTPNVFLWCCILLFSTFILASILKNLRTSRFFTTKVRSTISDFAVFLTVAVMVLTDFLAGIPSPKLHVPSTLKLSRDDRGWFISPLGPNPWWTVLAALIPALICTILVFMDQHITVAIVNRKDHKLKKGCGYHLDLFMVAVLLGVCSLMGLPWFMAATVLSITHVNSLKVECEGSAPGEQVTFQGVREQRVTGLMVFVLMGCSVFLTRALQLIPMPVLYGIFLYMGVSSLQGLEFFRRLQLLCMPAKHQPDCIYLRHVPLRKVHLFTLIQSICLVLLWAIKMTPAAIIFPMLDLALILVRRAMEFCFSKRELSLLDDLLPESRKKMDSAKNEGQEEEVRPAGCSGLGCKTACPYHSFYRNGGGRSELQRRRS is encoded by the exons gcgcagttatcCCCAACGCCAGCGCCCGAGGCGAGGATGGATGAGAACGGCGGAGACCAAATGGCATCCCTGAAGGAGTTACTGCAG gGATACGACGAAGAGGCAGTGATTGACCAGGGAAAAtggtgcagcactgccagcgtTCGCTACGAGAATGAGCTGGAAG AGCACCGTACCCAGGACGTGGGGAGGAGGCGACTGGTGAGGAGAAGCCGATCCCGCAGCCGGGACCGTCGGTGTCGCTGCAGCCACC AGAGCCCATCTCAGCGGGTGCAGGCCATCCTTGCGAGCGAGGAGGACAAGCAGCATGTTGCCCACAAGGTGTTCAGCCATCTGGCTGAGATCTACCTGGCAGAGGGTGGAGGTGCTGTGTGGAAGGAAGCAGCAAG GTGGTTGAAGTTTGAGGAGGACGTGGAAGACGGCGGTGAGCGCTGGAGCAAGCCCTACGTGGGcacactgcccctgcccagcctcttgGAGCTGAAGAGCTTCATCACCAGTGGGACGGTGCTGCTGGACAtcagtgccagcagcatggaGGAGATTGCAG ATGccatcctgcagcagcaaggacAGCTCACAGGGCCTGAGGAACAGGCACGGGCAAGAGTCCGAGAAGTTCTTCTGATGCAGCATCAGCatcagaagaagaaggagaggagctTCTGGCTGCCCAAGGCTGTGGCACCAG cccaaagactcagccctcagcctgctccggGCGCTGCTGAAGCTGAAGGTGTGCCGAAGCAGGAGAGCGCGGCGATGGCTCTAAGCAAG GCGGAGCAGCGCTTGCTGAAGAGAATTCCCGTCGCGGCCGAGGCGTGCAGCGtgctggtggcagagctggattcccttcagcagcctgtCGTGGCCTTTGTccgcctggcccaggctgtcctCCTGCCGGGGCTGACACAAGTGCCCGTCCCAACAAG GTTCCTGTTTGTTCTGCTGGGACCAGCAGGGAAAGCCCAGCAGTACCACGAGGTCGGCAGGTGCATGGCTACTCTCATGACGGACGAG GTTTTCCAAGCAGTTGCCTATAAAGGCAAGGGGCGAGGTGACCTGTTGGCTGGCATCGAGGAGTTCCTGGAGCAGGTGAAGGTCTTGCCAGCAGGACAGTGGGATCCCTCGATCCGAATCGAGCCCCCAGAGAAGGTCCCTTTGCAG gagcacaggaagaCGCCAGGAGCTGTCGATGGCAGCGCTTTGCCAAGCCAGCCGGGGAGACACACTGGTCCTGAGCTGGAGTGGACGGGCAG GCTCTGTGGAGGGCTCATCCGGGACGTgaagtgcagagccctgtggtACTGGAGCGACTTTCGCGATGCTCTCAGCCTGCAGTGTCTGGcgtccttcctcttcctctactGTGCCTGCATGTCCCCGGTCATCACCTTTGGGGGACTGCTGGGGGAGGCGACCGAAGGCCACATC GGTGCCATGGAgtccctgctgggtgcctgcCTGTCCGGTGTGCTCTACTGCCTCTTTGCgggccagcctctcaccatcctcGGCAGCACCGGGCCCGTCCTTGTCTTTGAGAAGATCATCTACCAGTTCTGCAA GGACCACTCGCTCTCCTATCTGTCTCTGCGGGCGTGCATCGGGCTCTGGACCTCCTTCTTCTGCATGGTGCTGGTGGTGACCGACGCCAGCTGCCTGGTGCGCTACATCACCCGCTTCACCGAGGAGACCTACGCCTCCCTCatctgcctcatcttcatctacgaggctctggagaagctgctgcagctgcaagtgACCTACCCTGTGCACACGCCCAGCACGCTCGACTCCCTCACCACCTACAG CTGCAAGTGTGTGGCACCAACCCATGCCAGCAATGAAACCCTGCGCTTCTGGGAGAGCAACCAGATCAACGTGTCTGGCATTGCCTGGCACAACCTCACAGTGACT gAATGTCGGCGTTTGCATGGAGAGTTTcaaggagctgcctgtgggCGCCACGGCCCCTACACGCCTAATGTCTTCTTGTGGTGctgcatcctcctcttctccaccttcATCCTGGCCAGCATCCTGAAGAACCTGAGGACCAGCCGCTTCTTCACCACCAAA GTGCGCTCCACGATCAGCGACTTTGCTGTTTTCCTCACCGTGGCTGTCATGGTGCTCACTGACTTCCTGGCTGGGATCCCATCGCCCAAGCTCCACGTCCCCAGTACGTTAAAG ctcagcagagacgACCGCGGGTGGTTCATCAGCCCCCTAGGACCCAACCCTTGGTGGACAGTGCTGGCTGCGCTCATCCCAGCTCTGATCTGCACCATCTTGGTGTTCATGGACCAGCACATCACGGTGGCTATTGTGAACAGGAAGGACCACAAACTGAAG AAAGGATGTGGGTATCACCTGGACCTTTTCATGGTGGCCGTGCTGCTCGGGGTGTGCTCCCTGATGGGCCTGCCCTGGTTTATGGCTGCCACTGTCCTGTCCATCACCCACGTGAACAGCCTGAAAGTGGAGTGCGAGGGCTCAGCTCCCGGAGAACAAGTCACGTTCCAGGGGGTGCGAGAGCAGAGAGTCACTGGCTTGATGGTCTTTGTGCTGATGGGCTGCTCTGTCTTCTTGACTCGGGCGTTACAG CTCATCCCCATGCCTGTGCTTTACGGCATCTTCCTCTACATGGGTGTGTCATCGCTGCAAGGCCTCGAG TTCTTCCGTCGCTTGCAGCTGCTCTGTATGCCAGCAAAGCACCAGCCGGACTGCATCTACCTGCGGCACGTCCCCCTGCGCAAGGTGCACCTCTTCACCTTGATCCAGTCCATCTGCCTCGTCCTGCTCTGGGCCATCAAGATGACCCCTGCTGCCATCATCTTTCCCATGCTG GATTTGGCTCTGATCTTGGTCCGGAGAGCGATGGAGTTCTGCTTCTCCAAGCgggagctcagcttgctggACGACCTCCTGccagaaagcaggaagaagatgGACAGTGCCAAAAACGAAGGCCAAGAAGAAGAGGTAAGGCCTGCTGGGTGCTCGGGGCTGGGCTGCAAGACTGCCTGTCCCTATCACAGCTTCTATCGCAACGGTGGGGGCCGGTCagaactccagagaaggagatcctAA